From Halostella salina, one genomic window encodes:
- a CDS encoding alcohol dehydrogenase catalytic domain-containing protein — MRAAAFTELTGPDGVSIVEQPTPDPGPGEAVVDVEACSINRHDLWILEGDSAMVDADDLPFVSGLDVAGTVSEVGAGVAEVEPGDRVLLCPNQTCGRCRFCREGPENRCESFSLYHGGLAASARVAADRLIPIPEGVDATTAATLPTAYLTAYHMLRQASVEPGDLLFVPGATGGVGVASVQLADVLGVRTVGTSSSAAKLDRVAELGADHTVLGIDPDDLRESVGAVGDPDAVVNHLGGPYTELGLDLLRRGGRMVVCGRTAGGRSEIDVPDLFLGHKQVIGSTMGTQADLERLVDLVAAGDLDPAVDRTYPLSETGAAFAAMQDRETVGKIVVTNARE; from the coding sequence ATGCGCGCCGCGGCCTTCACTGAACTGACCGGCCCGGACGGGGTGTCGATCGTCGAACAGCCGACGCCGGATCCGGGGCCCGGCGAGGCGGTCGTCGACGTGGAGGCGTGTTCGATCAACCGCCACGACCTCTGGATACTGGAGGGGGACTCGGCGATGGTCGACGCCGACGACCTGCCGTTCGTAAGCGGGCTCGACGTGGCCGGAACCGTGAGTGAGGTGGGTGCGGGAGTCGCGGAAGTTGAACCGGGCGACCGCGTCCTGCTCTGTCCGAACCAGACCTGCGGGCGCTGTCGGTTCTGCCGCGAGGGGCCGGAGAACCGCTGCGAATCGTTCTCGCTGTACCACGGCGGGCTGGCGGCGTCGGCACGCGTCGCGGCCGACCGCCTGATCCCGATCCCCGAGGGCGTCGACGCGACGACGGCGGCGACCCTGCCGACGGCGTACCTGACCGCCTATCACATGCTTCGGCAGGCCTCGGTCGAACCGGGCGACCTGCTGTTCGTGCCGGGCGCGACGGGCGGGGTGGGCGTCGCGAGCGTCCAGCTCGCCGACGTGCTCGGCGTCCGGACGGTCGGCACTTCGTCGTCGGCAGCGAAGCTCGACCGCGTCGCGGAGCTGGGCGCGGACCACACGGTGCTGGGAATCGATCCGGACGACCTCCGCGAATCGGTCGGTGCTGTCGGCGATCCGGACGCGGTCGTCAACCACCTCGGCGGCCCCTACACGGAACTCGGGCTCGACCTCCTCCGGCGCGGCGGGCGGATGGTCGTCTGCGGGCGCACCGCGGGCGGCCGGTCCGAGATAGACGTGCCCGACCTCTTTCTGGGCCACAAGCAGGTGATCGGCAGCACGATGGGCACACAGGCCGATCTGGAGCGGCTCGTCGACCTGGTTGCGGCGGGGGACCTCGACCCGGCCGTCGACCGGACGTATCCCCTGTCAGAGACCGGTGCAGCCTTCGCCGCGATGCAGGACCGCGAGACGGTCGGCAAGATCGTGGTCACGAACGCCCGCGAGTGA
- a CDS encoding hemolysin family protein, which translates to MVNVALSVGQLVVALILVVLNGFFVASEFAFVRIRGTSVEQLAEEGRTGAATLQEVMTNLDDYLATTQLGITIASLGLGWVGEPAVASLIEPALEPVLPPNLIHLVAFAVGFSIITFLHVVFGELAPKTLAIAQTERLSLFLAPPMKFFYYILYPGIVVFNGTANAFTRALGVPPASESDETLGERELLRVLTRSGEEGDIDVTEVRMIERVFDLDDTAVREVMVPRPDVVSVRADATLSELQSVVLEAGHTRYPVLDADDGDQVVGFVDVKDILRATTDGGDAETVDDIAREIRIVPETMAISDLLLQFREDRQQMAAVIDEWGAFEGIATVEDVVEALVGDLRDGFDVDEREHSIRQRDDGGYDIDGGVSLSDVNDALDETFESEEVETIGGLVLGRLNRVPERGDSVEIDGLVVEVTAIDGSRISTVRVHERDGDELAGDELDGDDPAAE; encoded by the coding sequence ATGGTAAACGTCGCACTCTCGGTCGGCCAACTCGTCGTTGCGCTGATCCTCGTGGTGCTGAACGGCTTTTTCGTCGCCTCGGAGTTCGCTTTTGTCAGGATCCGGGGCACGTCGGTCGAACAGCTCGCTGAAGAGGGACGGACCGGCGCGGCGACGCTACAGGAGGTGATGACGAACCTCGACGACTACCTCGCGACGACGCAGCTCGGCATCACCATCGCCTCGCTCGGGCTGGGGTGGGTCGGCGAGCCCGCCGTGGCGTCACTCATCGAGCCCGCGCTGGAACCGGTGCTCCCGCCCAACCTCATCCATCTCGTCGCCTTCGCGGTGGGCTTCAGCATCATCACGTTCCTGCACGTCGTCTTCGGCGAACTCGCGCCGAAGACGCTCGCGATCGCCCAGACCGAGCGCCTCTCGCTGTTCCTCGCCCCGCCGATGAAGTTCTTCTACTACATCCTCTATCCGGGGATCGTCGTCTTCAACGGGACGGCGAACGCGTTCACGCGCGCGCTCGGCGTCCCGCCCGCCTCCGAATCGGACGAGACGCTCGGCGAGCGGGAGCTACTTCGGGTACTCACGCGCTCCGGCGAGGAGGGCGACATCGACGTGACGGAGGTGCGGATGATAGAGCGCGTGTTCGACCTCGACGACACCGCGGTCCGAGAGGTGATGGTTCCGCGGCCGGACGTGGTGAGCGTTCGGGCCGACGCCACGCTCTCGGAACTGCAGTCGGTCGTCCTCGAGGCCGGCCACACGCGCTATCCGGTGCTCGACGCCGACGACGGCGACCAGGTGGTCGGCTTCGTCGACGTCAAGGACATCCTGCGCGCGACGACGGACGGCGGTGACGCCGAGACGGTCGACGACATCGCCCGCGAGATCCGCATCGTTCCGGAGACGATGGCGATCAGCGACCTCCTGTTGCAGTTCCGCGAGGACCGCCAGCAGATGGCCGCGGTCATCGACGAATGGGGCGCGTTCGAGGGGATCGCGACGGTCGAGGACGTCGTCGAGGCCCTCGTCGGGGACCTCCGGGACGGCTTCGACGTGGACGAGCGCGAACACTCGATACGCCAGCGCGACGACGGGGGGTACGACATCGACGGCGGCGTCTCGCTGTCGGACGTCAACGACGCTCTCGACGAGACGTTCGAAAGCGAGGAGGTCGAAACGATCGGCGGGCTGGTGCTCGGACGGCTCAACCGCGTGCCGGAGCGCGGCGACAGCGTCGAGATCGACGGTCTCGTCGTCGAGGTGACGGCCATCGACGGGAGCCGCATTTCGACGGTGCGAGTCCACGAACGGGACGGCGATGAACTCGCCGGCGACGAACTGGACGGCGACGACCCGGCGGCGGAGTGA